In one window of Coralliovum pocilloporae DNA:
- the moaD gene encoding molybdopterin converting factor subunit 1: protein MKLLYFAWIRERIGVGDEEVELPDSVETVADLLSWLRSRDETYAYAFEQAELVRVALDQTHADHADPLGQAREVAFFPPMTGG from the coding sequence GTGAAGCTGCTGTATTTTGCCTGGATTCGTGAGCGGATTGGTGTCGGAGACGAAGAGGTGGAACTGCCGGACAGCGTTGAGACAGTAGCGGATCTGCTCTCCTGGCTCAGGTCCCGTGATGAAACCTATGCCTATGCCTTTGAGCAGGCGGAACTGGTGCGTGTCGCGCTTGATCAGACCCACGCAGATCATGCAGACCCGCTTGGGCAGGCGCGTGAAGTGGCCTTTTTCCCACCCATGACAGGTGGCTGA
- a CDS encoding molybdenum cofactor biosynthesis protein MoaE, translated as MSDDCPIKIAVQTEAFDCVAESNALRAGRTNIGAIVSFTGICRDEEGSLNALELEHYPGMAEAEIQRVAEQAAERWPLQGITVIHRYGKLDPCSDIVLVLTASRHRRAAFQSAEFVMDFLKTRAPFWKKEYPKTGEPGGWVDAKEDDDEALLRWQD; from the coding sequence ATGAGTGATGACTGCCCGATCAAGATTGCTGTTCAGACCGAGGCGTTTGACTGTGTTGCCGAAAGCAATGCTTTGCGGGCCGGTCGTACGAATATCGGCGCCATTGTATCCTTCACTGGAATATGCCGGGATGAGGAAGGTAGCCTGAATGCGCTTGAGCTGGAGCATTATCCGGGCATGGCTGAAGCCGAGATTCAGCGTGTGGCCGAGCAGGCCGCCGAGCGCTGGCCGCTTCAGGGTATCACAGTCATCCATCGTTACGGCAAGCTTGATCCGTGTTCGGATATTGTCCTTGTCCTGACAGCGTCCCGCCATCGTCGGGCAGCCTTTCAGTCTGCTGAGTTTGTCATGGACTTTCTCAAGACCAGAGCGCCCTTCTGGAAAAAGGAATATCCCAAGACCGGGGAACCGGGCGGTTGGGTGGACGCCAAGGAAGATGATGACGAGGCGTTGCTACGCTGGCAGGACTGA
- a CDS encoding MarR family winged helix-turn-helix transcriptional regulator: MADLIFPTQSDNSDDDALDDGAGLITTPMSSEEGIPFDLIELLFFAYRDFTRDPDEILQEFEFGRAHHRVLHFVNRNPGIRVADLLDILQITKQSLGRVLKQLVDKGYIIQKQGPTDRRQRLLYPTEEGRSLALALLRPQSERIAKALLDASPGERQVIERFLMSMINGEQQGDVRSFVKTGQPVSEIETK, encoded by the coding sequence ATGGCTGACTTAATTTTTCCGACGCAATCTGACAATTCAGATGATGATGCTCTGGATGACGGTGCAGGTCTGATCACAACGCCAATGTCGTCGGAAGAGGGAATTCCCTTTGATCTGATTGAGTTGTTGTTTTTTGCGTATCGCGATTTTACCCGGGACCCGGATGAGATTCTTCAGGAATTTGAATTCGGACGGGCCCATCACCGGGTTCTGCATTTCGTCAATCGTAATCCGGGGATCCGGGTCGCTGACCTTCTCGATATCCTGCAGATTACCAAGCAGAGCCTCGGGCGTGTTCTCAAGCAGCTTGTTGACAAGGGTTATATTATCCAGAAACAGGGTCCGACGGATCGCAGGCAACGGCTGCTCTATCCGACAGAGGAGGGGCGTTCTCTGGCTCTCGCCTTGCTCCGACCCCAATCCGAGCGGATTGCGAAAGCTCTACTGGATGCATCCCCTGGAGAGCGTCAGGTGATTGAGCGGTTCCTCATGTCGATGATCAATGGTGAGCAGCAGGGGGATGTCCGCAGCTTTGTGAAGACTGGCCAGCCTGTCTCGGAAATCGAGACGAAGTGA
- a CDS encoding calcium/sodium antiporter, which yields MIYLQLIGGLVMLFVAGDVLVRGAVGVAERLGIPPLIIGLTVVAFGTSAPELVISLEAALSGSGGIAVGNIVGSNIANVLLVLGMPALIATTDCSKSGCEKMFGFMLMVTALFVVMLFTGPLGLFHGVVLLGLLVFYLLWNIHSARSGHGGGDELDEVGDIPQSLTLVIVLLVIGLVGLPLGAKLTIDAAVHVARLWGVSETAIGLTVVALGTSLPELATSLMAAIRKHAAVAIGNVIGSNVFNILAIIGTTAVVIPVPVPAEILSFDIWVMVATTLLLVPFVFACRPIGRRTGSLFVGAYILYIALVYWFGTSA from the coding sequence ATGATCTATCTGCAATTGATCGGCGGTCTGGTGATGCTGTTTGTGGCAGGCGATGTGCTTGTGCGCGGTGCGGTCGGTGTGGCCGAGCGTCTTGGTATTCCCCCATTAATCATTGGCCTCACCGTTGTTGCTTTCGGCACCTCCGCCCCTGAGTTGGTGATCTCCCTGGAAGCCGCCCTGTCCGGATCCGGTGGTATTGCCGTGGGCAATATTGTTGGCAGTAACATTGCCAATGTTCTGCTGGTTCTCGGTATGCCTGCTCTGATTGCTACAACGGATTGTTCGAAGTCCGGCTGCGAGAAGATGTTCGGCTTCATGCTGATGGTGACAGCGCTTTTCGTTGTGATGCTGTTCACAGGGCCGCTTGGCCTGTTTCATGGTGTCGTGCTGCTGGGGTTGCTGGTTTTCTATCTGCTCTGGAATATCCATTCGGCCAGAAGTGGTCATGGGGGTGGAGACGAACTGGATGAAGTCGGCGATATACCGCAATCTCTCACCCTGGTTATCGTGCTCCTGGTGATTGGCCTTGTTGGCTTGCCCCTAGGTGCCAAGCTTACAATTGATGCGGCTGTTCATGTTGCCCGCCTCTGGGGCGTCTCGGAAACGGCAATCGGCTTGACTGTCGTTGCTCTTGGTACATCTCTGCCAGAGCTTGCGACAAGTCTTATGGCAGCCATCCGAAAGCATGCGGCGGTTGCCATTGGCAATGTCATAGGCTCGAACGTTTTCAATATTCTCGCGATTATTGGTACAACAGCCGTCGTCATTCCTGTCCCGGTTCCTGCCGAGATTCTCAGTTTTGATATCTGGGTTATGGTTGCGACAACCCTGTTGCTGGTTCCGTTCGTGTTTGCCTGCCGTCCGATTGGCCGGAGGACCGGCAGCCTGTTTGTCGGTGCCTATATTCTCTATATTGCTCTGGTTTACTGGTTCGGGACATCAGCCTAA
- the uvrC gene encoding excinuclease ABC subunit UvrC: MTDKDDDQVVSSGPVENTPPVTGVEVIADFVRRLPNSPGVYRMINTDGDVLYVGKARSLKKRVQNYTRIAGQSNRIARMIQATATMEFVTTTTETEALLLEANLIKRLRPRFNVLLRDDKSFPYIFMSGDHDAPLIVKHRGARKRKGRYFGPFASAGAVNRTITALQKAFLLRTCTDAVYEARSRPCLLYQIKRCAGPCTGEISLEDYARLVSEATAFLDGKSRAIKQDLAQQMEAAAEALDFEQAAVYRDRLSALSHVQSHQGINPHTVEEADVFAIAQEGGVSCIQVFFFRTGQNWGNRAYFPKADKSLDEGEILGSFLSQFYDDKPTPKSILLSHDYEERELLAEALSHRADRKVQCLVPVRGEKRMLTDHALSNAREALGRKLAETSSQTRLLEGVAKSFDLPSVPSRIEVYDNSHIMGTNALGAMIVVGPDGFAKGHYRKFNIKSDDLTPGDDYGMMREVLGRRFRRLMKETGPKGDQRDSKDDISLWPDLLLIDGGLGQLNAVRETLEELGVEGVALVGIAKGPDRNAGREQFFVPGKQPFMLPERDPVLYFVQRMRDEAHRFAIGSHRARRSKQMTRSGLDDVPGIGPARKRELLRSFGTAKAVSRANLADLEAVPGISKQMARNIYDYFHDSDGSGR, from the coding sequence ATGACGGACAAAGATGATGATCAGGTCGTCAGCTCCGGACCGGTGGAGAACACGCCACCTGTGACCGGCGTTGAGGTTATCGCGGATTTTGTCCGCAGGCTGCCCAATTCACCGGGCGTCTACAGAATGATCAATACGGACGGGGATGTGCTCTATGTGGGCAAGGCGCGCAGCCTGAAGAAGCGTGTCCAGAACTATACCCGTATTGCCGGGCAGTCGAACCGTATTGCCCGGATGATCCAGGCGACAGCAACTATGGAATTCGTCACGACCACGACGGAAACCGAGGCGCTGCTGCTGGAAGCCAATCTGATCAAGCGGCTGCGACCGCGTTTCAATGTGCTGCTCCGGGATGACAAATCGTTTCCTTATATCTTCATGTCGGGGGATCACGATGCGCCGCTGATCGTCAAACATCGGGGTGCGCGAAAAAGGAAGGGGCGCTATTTCGGACCCTTCGCCTCAGCCGGTGCTGTCAACCGGACGATTACAGCTTTGCAGAAGGCCTTCCTGCTGAGAACCTGTACGGATGCGGTCTATGAGGCGCGGAGTCGTCCATGTCTGCTTTACCAGATCAAGCGATGCGCAGGGCCGTGCACCGGTGAGATTTCGCTTGAGGACTATGCGCGGCTTGTTTCTGAGGCAACGGCCTTTCTGGATGGCAAGAGCCGGGCCATCAAGCAGGATCTGGCCCAGCAGATGGAGGCTGCCGCAGAAGCGCTGGATTTTGAGCAGGCCGCTGTTTACCGCGACAGGCTGAGTGCGCTCAGTCATGTTCAGTCTCATCAGGGAATCAATCCGCATACGGTGGAAGAGGCCGATGTGTTTGCCATTGCCCAGGAAGGCGGCGTGAGCTGTATCCAGGTCTTCTTCTTCAGGACAGGGCAGAACTGGGGTAACCGGGCTTATTTCCCGAAGGCAGACAAGTCTCTTGATGAGGGTGAAATCCTCGGGTCTTTCCTGTCACAGTTCTACGATGACAAGCCGACGCCGAAGTCTATCCTCCTGAGCCATGATTATGAGGAGCGGGAGCTTTTGGCTGAAGCCTTGTCTCACCGGGCGGACCGCAAGGTTCAGTGTCTTGTGCCTGTCCGTGGTGAAAAACGCATGCTGACGGATCACGCCTTGTCCAATGCGCGGGAAGCTCTTGGGCGCAAGCTGGCTGAAACATCGTCGCAGACCCGTCTGCTGGAAGGGGTTGCCAAGTCATTTGACCTGCCTTCTGTGCCGAGCCGCATCGAAGTCTACGACAACAGTCACATTATGGGGACCAATGCGCTTGGTGCGATGATTGTGGTTGGCCCCGATGGTTTTGCAAAGGGACATTATCGCAAGTTCAACATCAAGTCTGATGATCTGACACCCGGTGATGACTATGGCATGATGCGGGAAGTTCTGGGGCGGCGTTTCCGCCGGTTGATGAAAGAGACCGGCCCCAAGGGTGATCAGAGGGATAGCAAGGATGATATATCTCTCTGGCCGGATCTTCTGTTGATCGATGGCGGTCTTGGTCAGCTGAATGCGGTTCGTGAAACTCTGGAGGAGCTTGGCGTTGAAGGGGTGGCTCTTGTTGGTATCGCCAAGGGGCCGGACCGGAATGCGGGCCGCGAGCAGTTCTTTGTACCCGGCAAGCAGCCATTCATGCTGCCGGAGCGCGACCCGGTGCTTTATTTTGTGCAGCGGATGCGCGATGAAGCGCACCGGTTTGCCATCGGCTCGCACAGGGCTCGGCGCAGCAAGCAGATGACCCGCTCCGGGCTGGATGATGTGCCTGGGATCGGGCCGGCGCGGAAGAGAGAGCTGCTCCGTTCATTCGGTACAGCCAAGGCTGTCAGCCGTGCCAATCTCGCTGACCTGGAAGCTGTTCCGGGGATCAGCAAGCAGATGGCCCGAAATATCTATGACTATTTTCATGATAGTGATGGTAGCGGGCGTTGA
- a CDS encoding branched-chain amino acid aminotransferase translates to MAGLPFDQREGVIWYNGEFVDWADAKVHVLTHGLHYGSCVFEGERAYGGKIFKLTEHTERLIESGRILGFEVPYSVEEIDAACVEILDRMNLVDAYLRPVAWRGSEMMGVSAQQNRINVAIAAWEWPSYFKPEERLKGIRLDMAEYRRPDPATAPCRSKAAGLYMICTLSKHAAEAKGYADALMLDYRGLVAEATGANVFFIKDGEVHTPKPDCFLDGITRRTVIDLIKRRGVNVIERAIKPEEMSDFEECFLTGTAAEVTPVSEIGPYTFSVGELSKALMEDYTAEVTPASSGEAAA, encoded by the coding sequence ATGGCTGGTCTGCCATTCGATCAAAGAGAGGGCGTCATCTGGTACAATGGCGAATTCGTTGACTGGGCGGATGCCAAAGTCCATGTCCTGACCCACGGCCTCCACTACGGAAGCTGCGTCTTCGAAGGTGAGCGCGCCTATGGCGGCAAGATCTTCAAGCTGACGGAACATACAGAGCGTCTGATTGAATCAGGCCGCATTCTCGGTTTTGAGGTTCCATATTCTGTCGAAGAGATCGACGCAGCCTGTGTGGAAATCCTCGACCGGATGAACCTGGTTGATGCCTATCTTCGCCCTGTTGCATGGCGCGGCAGTGAAATGATGGGTGTATCCGCCCAGCAGAACCGCATCAATGTTGCCATCGCTGCCTGGGAATGGCCATCCTATTTCAAGCCGGAAGAGCGCCTGAAAGGCATTCGTCTGGATATGGCAGAATACCGTCGCCCGGATCCGGCAACAGCCCCATGCCGCTCAAAAGCCGCTGGCCTCTATATGATCTGCACCCTGTCAAAGCACGCAGCTGAGGCAAAGGGTTATGCTGACGCCCTGATGCTGGACTATCGCGGCCTCGTCGCCGAAGCAACCGGAGCCAATGTCTTCTTCATCAAGGATGGTGAAGTACATACACCAAAGCCCGACTGCTTCCTTGACGGCATCACACGCCGGACCGTGATTGATCTGATCAAGCGCCGCGGCGTCAACGTCATTGAACGGGCAATCAAGCCGGAAGAAATGTCAGATTTCGAAGAGTGCTTCCTCACAGGAACCGCTGCCGAAGTGACACCGGTTTCAGAGATCGGCCCCTACACATTCTCCGTCGGAGAGCTTTCCAAAGCCCTGATGGAAGACTATACGGCAGAAGTCACACCTGCCAGCTCGGGCGAGGCAGCTGCTTGA
- the pgsA gene encoding CDP-diacylglycerol--glycerol-3-phosphate 3-phosphatidyltransferase has product MFHPALSIPNILTYGRILAVPAVVACFYYPGDFSRWVALGLFVIAAITDFFDGYLARAWSQQSSLGRMLDPIADKLLVSACLLMLAADGTISGWSLWAAIIILCREILVSGLREFLAELRVSVPVTQVAKWKTTVQMLALGFLLVGPAGEVVLPGTVTIGLWLLWVSALITLYTGYDYFRVGVSHLIGENQ; this is encoded by the coding sequence ATGTTCCATCCGGCACTGAGCATACCGAATATCCTGACTTACGGGCGCATTCTTGCGGTGCCCGCAGTGGTCGCCTGTTTCTACTATCCGGGAGACTTCAGTCGTTGGGTGGCGCTCGGACTGTTTGTCATTGCAGCGATTACAGATTTTTTCGATGGTTATCTGGCCCGTGCCTGGTCCCAGCAATCCAGTCTTGGCCGGATGCTGGACCCGATTGCTGACAAGCTGCTGGTGTCGGCCTGCCTGCTGATGCTGGCGGCGGATGGAACGATAAGCGGATGGTCTCTCTGGGCAGCCATTATTATTCTCTGCCGGGAAATCCTTGTCTCGGGCCTCCGTGAATTTCTGGCCGAGTTGCGCGTCAGTGTCCCGGTCACCCAGGTGGCCAAATGGAAGACGACAGTGCAGATGCTTGCGCTTGGGTTTCTGCTGGTCGGACCCGCTGGAGAGGTTGTGCTGCCAGGAACGGTGACAATCGGCCTGTGGCTTCTTTGGGTTTCGGCTCTGATCACCCTATATACCGGGTATGACTATTTCAGGGTTGGCGTTAGCCATCTGATTGGAGAGAACCAGTGA
- a CDS encoding SDR family oxidoreductase, with protein sequence MSKTVLITGAARRIGKRIALYLASEGYSIVVHYNRSQADAEAVVADIVADGGRAVSVQADLRDQAAVSSLIGQAESALGTPLDVLINNASVFEDDKLGGLDPDLWDTHMALHVKAPVFLAEAFAASVGSRDAEGVIINIIDQRVWKLTPQFFSYTLSKSALMTATKTMAQSLAPAIRVNAIGPGPTLSNQRQSMADFQKQASSVLLERPSKPMDIARTAQYLIEMPSVTGQMIAVDSGQHLNWYTADVVGISE encoded by the coding sequence ATGTCAAAGACTGTCCTTATTACTGGTGCCGCGCGTCGCATCGGCAAGCGGATTGCGCTCTATCTGGCATCAGAGGGCTATTCTATCGTCGTGCATTACAATCGCTCACAGGCTGATGCAGAAGCGGTTGTTGCGGACATTGTTGCCGATGGTGGGCGGGCTGTTTCGGTTCAGGCGGATCTCAGGGATCAGGCCGCCGTCAGCAGCTTGATCGGCCAGGCTGAAAGCGCCCTTGGTACACCGCTTGATGTGCTGATTAACAATGCCTCTGTTTTTGAGGATGACAAGCTTGGCGGGCTTGACCCGGACCTTTGGGACACGCATATGGCGCTGCACGTCAAGGCTCCGGTTTTCCTGGCAGAAGCTTTTGCCGCCAGTGTCGGAAGTCGAGATGCTGAAGGGGTGATCATCAACATCATTGACCAGCGGGTCTGGAAACTGACGCCGCAATTCTTCTCTTATACCCTGTCAAAATCAGCATTGATGACTGCGACCAAGACTATGGCTCAATCGCTGGCACCAGCCATAAGGGTCAATGCGATCGGGCCGGGACCAACACTGAGCAATCAGAGACAGAGCATGGCGGATTTCCAGAAACAGGCGTCCAGTGTTCTTCTGGAGCGACCGTCAAAGCCTATGGATATCGCACGTACGGCCCAGTATCTGATCGAAATGCCGTCTGTTACCGGGCAGATGATCGCCGTAGACAGTGGTCAGCATCTGAACTGGTATACAGCTGATGTGGTCGGGATTTCCGAATGA